A genomic stretch from Falco cherrug isolate bFalChe1 chromosome 3, bFalChe1.pri, whole genome shotgun sequence includes:
- the COL9A2 gene encoding collagen alpha-2(IX) chain, with protein sequence MAGCSPILQLGLLLHAACLCLAQIRGPPGEPGPRGPPGPPGVPGADGIDGDKGPAGAPGSPGVKGEPGAPGPDGSPGKPGIDGLTGAKGEPGPIGGPGVKGQPGLPGPPGLPGPSLPGPPGLPGQVGLPGEIGVLGPKGDPGPDGPRGPPGPPGKPGPAGHIQGVEGSADFLCPTSCPPGPKGPQGLQGLKGHRGRPGALGEPGRQGKQGPKGDVGVSGEQGIPGPPGPQGLRGYPGMAGPKGETGPAGYKGMVGTIGAAGRPGREGPRGPPGDPGEKGDLGGRGIRGPQGDIGPKGENGLPGIDGKDGTPGIPGTKGGMGQAGRPGTPGHRGQAGLPGQPGSKGGPGDKGEAGARGHPGVTGAPGQIGEPGPWGEQGPPGVPGMKGDRGERGLVGPPGEQGKAGPKGEQGPPGIPGPQGLLGVKGDKGSPGKTGPKGSIGDPGVHGLAGLKGEKGESGEPGPKGQQGIQGELGFPGPSGDAGAPGVRGYPGPPGPRGLVGERGVPGMPGQRGIAGRDAGDQHIVDVVLKMLQEQLAEVAVSAKRAALGGVGAMGPPGPPGPPGPPGEQGPHGPMGPRGVPGILGAAGQIGNVGPKGKRGEKGERGDTGRGHPGMPGPPGIPGLPGIPGHALDGKAGERGLPGSPGEAGRPGLPGPTGLPGFCEPAACLGASAYAAARLTEPGAVKGPIY encoded by the exons ATGGCCGGCTGCTCCCCCATCCTCCAGCTCGGGCTCTTGCTCCATGCCGCCTGCCTTTGCCTGGCCCAGATT CGAGGGCCACCGGGAGAGCCCGGCCCGCGAGGGCCCCCTGGTCCCCCAGGAGTGCCGGGAGCTGATGGCATTGAC gGTGACAAAGGCCCTGCTGGAGCCCCTGGGTCCCCG GGTGTCAAGGGGGAGCCTGGAGCCCCTGGTCCAGACGgatccccagggaagccgggcaTTGAC GGCCTGACGGGAGCGAAAGGGGAGCCAGGGCCCATCGGTGGGCCAGGAGTTAAA GGCCAGCCCGGACTCCCAGGGCCACCAGGGCTCCCC GGTCCTTCGCTGCCAGGACCACCC GGGCTTCCAGGCCAGGTTGGCCTTCCTGGAGAGATTGGAGTGCTGGGACCCAAG GGTGACCCCGGACCCGATGGCCCACGGGGTCCCCCAGGCCCTCCAGGGAAACCT ggcCCCGCGGGACACATCCAGGGAGTGGAAGGCAGCGCTGATTTCTTG TGCCCGACCAGCTGCCCACCAGGTCCCAAGGGCCCCCAGGGACTGCAGGGGCTGAAG GGACACAGAGGCCGCCCCGGTGCCCTCGGGGAGCCCGGCAGGCAGGGCAAGCAG gGCCCCAAGGGTGACGTTGGCGTTTCTGGAGAACAAGGCATCCCTGGCCCTCCG GGACCGCAGGGCTTGAGGGGTTACCCTGGGATGGCGGGACCCAAGGGCGAGACG GGTCCTGCTGGTTACAAGGGGATGGTTGGGACCATTGGAGCGGCTGGGCGGCCG GGCAGGGAAGGCCCCAGGGGACCACCCGGGGACCCCGGTGAGAAGGGAGATCTG GGTGGTCGTGGCATCAGGGGCCCCCAAGGAGACATCGGCCCCAAGGGGGAGAAT GGTCTCCCGGGCATTGATGGCAAAGATGGGACCCCAGGTATCCCAGGCACGAAG GGTGGCATGGGACAAGCCGGCCGCCCAGGAACACCGGGACACCGGGGACAAGCT GGCTTGCCAGGGCAGCCGGGAAGCAAAGGTGGCCCAGGAGACAAG GGTGAAGCGGGTGCTCGGGGCCATCCTGGCGTCACCGGTGCCCCAGGGCAGATT GGTGAGCCTGGACCTTGGGGTGAGCAGGGACCGCCGGGTGTCCCTGGGATGAAG GGTGACCGGGGCGAGCGTGGCCTCGTGGGCCCCCCCGGCGAGCAGGGAAAAGCG GGGCCGAAGGGTGAGCAGGGTCCACCGGGGATCCCAGGACCCCAAGGTTTGCTTGGAGTCAAAGGAGACAAG ggctccccagggaaaACCGGCCCCAAAGGCAGCATT GGAGACCCCGGTGTTCATGGCCTGGCGGGACTGAAGGGAGAGAAG GGTGAATCGGGCGAGCCAGGGCCGAAGGGACAG CAAGGCATCCAGGGCGAGCTCGGCTTCCCCGGCCCCTCGGGGGATGCAGGAGCACCCGGCGTACGAGGCTACCCGGGACCCCCTGGCCCACGAGGACTCGTTGGGGAGCGTGGTGTGCCGGGGATGCCAGGCCAGCGGGGCATAGCG GGTCGGGATGCCGGGGACCAGCACATCGTCGACGTGGTCCTGAAGATGCTGCAAG agcagctggcagaggtggCAGTCAGTGCCAAGAGAGCTGCCCTGGGTGGAGTCGGTGCCATGGGACCCCCTGGACCCCCCGGTCCCCCAGGGCCACCTGGTGAGCAAGGCCCACATGGACCCATGGGACCTCGAGGCGTCCCCGGCatcctgggtgctgctgggcagatCGGCAACGTAGGACCTAAAG ggaAGCGAGGCGAGAAGGGTGAGCGGGGAGACACCGGCCGTGGCCACCCAGGCATGCCAGGACCCCCGGGGATCCCAG GTCTCCCCGGCATCCCTGGCCACGCGCTGGATGGCAAGGCTGGTGAGCGGGGCTTGCCGGGCTCCCCGGGAGAGGCTGGCCGGCCGGGCTTGCCGGGTCCCACTGGCTTGCCAGGCTTCTGCGAGCCGGCCGCCTGCCTGGGAGCCTCGGCGTACGCCGCTGCACGCCTGACCGAGCCCGGGGCCGTCAAAGGACCCATCTACTGA